One stretch of Paenibacillus sp. FSL R5-0341 DNA includes these proteins:
- a CDS encoding Ger(x)C family spore germination protein, which produces MIYSRNVALFMLVAAASMLMTGCWSSSPIEKRYLEAGIAYDKVEPEERITSERVDYPQKQKIRRTVQYILPEAGAKFNNSPGKKFYNKEEIGDSIMEMTRETYLTNRSPAGFHLKTIVISSKLLQEIPMHELLDFYLADNDIRLSLQVYMTTGTASDVLKENASGEIPAFLLKELSGNRKRISRLIKPVTLANLIGPLKSESSYLLPNVSVEQGALKIKGAGVMKGNTQKYGGYLNESHVEGLQWITGDISGGIYKIKEPDLQQQFVYEIKSVKSKIKATVHGDDISFHVDMKSEGRLSEVFASNIKKMNNRSLEQHSEIVEAEVKKLVENTMTKLKKMHVEVAGLGKALRIQHPAVWEKVKGNWDDTFTTIPVTFSVKLHIDDYGASTMSMD; this is translated from the coding sequence ATGATCTATTCCCGAAATGTTGCTCTGTTTATGTTGGTGGCAGCAGCAAGTATGTTAATGACCGGATGTTGGAGCAGCTCACCTATTGAAAAGCGGTATCTGGAGGCAGGTATTGCCTACGATAAGGTAGAACCTGAAGAAAGAATTACTTCTGAGCGCGTAGATTACCCTCAAAAACAGAAGATTCGGCGAACCGTGCAATATATTTTGCCTGAAGCAGGAGCTAAGTTTAACAACTCTCCAGGGAAAAAGTTTTACAACAAAGAGGAGATCGGGGATTCCATTATGGAGATGACGAGGGAGACGTATCTCACGAACCGATCACCAGCCGGTTTCCATTTAAAGACAATTGTGATCAGTTCCAAGCTACTGCAAGAGATTCCGATGCATGAGTTACTTGATTTTTATCTAGCCGATAATGATATTCGACTTAGTCTTCAGGTATATATGACGACAGGAACAGCTAGTGACGTCCTCAAGGAAAATGCATCCGGAGAGATTCCTGCTTTTCTGCTCAAAGAGCTGTCTGGCAACCGCAAACGAATCTCCCGCCTCATCAAACCCGTTACACTTGCGAACTTGATCGGACCGCTAAAATCGGAATCCAGCTATCTTCTGCCAAATGTCAGTGTGGAACAAGGTGCCTTAAAGATCAAAGGTGCGGGGGTAATGAAAGGCAACACGCAAAAGTACGGTGGATACTTAAATGAATCCCATGTGGAAGGTTTACAATGGATAACAGGTGATATTTCAGGGGGCATATACAAGATCAAAGAACCTGATCTACAGCAGCAATTCGTATATGAGATCAAATCCGTCAAGAGCAAAATCAAGGCAACCGTGCACGGGGATGATATCTCGTTTCACGTTGACATGAAGTCGGAAGGGCGCCTGTCTGAAGTCTTTGCATCCAACATTAAGAAAATGAATAATCGGTCGCTGGAACAGCATTCCGAAATCGTGGAAGCAGAGGTTAAAAAGCTAGTAGAGAACACCATGACCAAGTTAAAAAAAATGCATGTAGAGGTTGCAGGTCTGGGGAAAGCTCTGCGCATACAGCATCCGGCCGTATGGGAAAAAGTCAAAGGAAATTGGGATGACACATTCACCACAATTCCAGTGACCTTCAGTGTGAAGCTGCATATCGATGATTATGGAGCCTCTACCATGAGTATGGATTAA
- a CDS encoding NADH-dependent flavin oxidoreductase, with protein sequence MNAQYNNMFESFTLNNGVTLRNRIVMASMTTWSSNDDYTVSDAEENYYKKRVNGVGLVITGCTHVQPNGIGFTNEFAGYDDAFIPSLRKLADATKSGGAAALLQIFHAGNKALPNLTPNGEVVSSSAVQTEATGFAPSVLPRELSHDEILDVIHAFGETTRRAIEAGFDGVEIHGAHGFLLQNFFSPFFNRREDQWGGSIENRLRFPLAVIDEMKRVIQKHATKPFILGYRISPDEHQEGGLRMKDTYVLIDRLIEVGVDYIHASLGDVFTSKPADTRDDKTHLEFIAEHVSGRVTLLAAGSMVTPDDVNKAMNQGISLAAIGQTLIMNPDWVEKVQGGRESEIQTTIKASKVNELELPEKLWGFIQASGPWFNIEE encoded by the coding sequence GGAGTAACGCTTCGGAATCGAATTGTTATGGCATCTATGACCACATGGTCCAGTAATGATGATTATACCGTTTCAGATGCGGAAGAAAACTATTATAAAAAAAGAGTAAATGGTGTGGGGCTGGTTATTACAGGATGCACACATGTCCAACCTAACGGGATCGGCTTCACGAATGAGTTCGCCGGGTACGATGATGCGTTCATTCCGAGCTTGCGCAAATTAGCAGATGCTACGAAGAGTGGAGGAGCTGCTGCATTACTTCAAATTTTTCATGCAGGTAACAAGGCACTTCCAAATCTCACTCCGAATGGTGAAGTGGTTAGTTCCAGTGCTGTGCAGACGGAAGCCACAGGATTTGCACCTTCCGTTCTACCTAGAGAGCTTTCGCATGATGAAATATTGGACGTGATTCATGCGTTTGGAGAAACGACTAGACGTGCAATTGAAGCAGGTTTTGACGGGGTTGAAATTCATGGTGCTCATGGATTCCTGCTGCAAAACTTCTTTTCTCCATTCTTCAACAGACGAGAGGATCAATGGGGTGGTTCCATAGAAAATCGCTTACGCTTTCCGCTGGCTGTCATTGATGAGATGAAACGTGTCATTCAAAAACATGCTACCAAACCTTTCATTCTCGGATACCGGATTTCTCCTGACGAACATCAGGAAGGTGGTCTAAGAATGAAGGATACCTATGTGTTGATTGATCGCCTGATTGAAGTGGGTGTTGATTATATCCATGCTTCATTGGGGGATGTCTTTACATCTAAACCCGCTGACACTCGAGATGACAAAACACACCTGGAATTCATTGCTGAACATGTGAGCGGTCGAGTAACTCTACTGGCTGCAGGTTCGATGGTAACTCCGGATGATGTTAATAAAGCTATGAATCAGGGCATATCCTTGGCAGCGATTGGCCAAACGTTAATCATGAATCCGGACTGGGTTGAGAAAGTTCAAGGTGGACGTGAGTCTGAGATACAAACTACGATCAAGGCTTCGAAGGTAAATGAGCTTGAGCTACCTGAAAAACTGTGGGGCTTCATTCAAGCTTCTGGTCCATGGTTCAATATCGAGGAATAG
- a CDS encoding GerAB/ArcD/ProY family transporter, with protein MASGLNDSGKLTTLQGVSLIIVFIVGVELFTLPREVVHAVKSADAWLSVILGGCVTLLLAWMMIRLSRKFPGMNFYEFVQQIVGTWIGKIIGVVVIAYYIHLGSYEMRAMEEVTSFFLLEGTPWWAIQALFVWISLYLCMEGTDVIAKVCQIIVPITIVIYLLILLLGVKNFDVSTLRPFLSKGMSPVFHGMSTTTLAFSGSEIMLFILAKMEKPEKAVRIMGWGLGVAIVLYTTATILCIGAFTAEGVMTRVWPFFDLTRSVEVDNLPLERFESLLLSIWVLEIFATFNIAFYCAALGLSHVTKLSYARSLCILLPIMLIVSRVPRDINELFQLGRYIGKANLILFSGLSLILLLISRWRSKST; from the coding sequence ATGGCATCTGGGCTGAATGATTCAGGCAAGCTTACAACATTACAGGGCGTAAGTCTGATCATTGTTTTTATTGTTGGTGTGGAGCTTTTTACGTTACCCAGAGAAGTCGTTCATGCTGTTAAAAGTGCAGATGCCTGGTTGTCCGTCATTCTCGGAGGATGTGTAACGTTACTTTTGGCGTGGATGATGATAAGGCTCAGTCGAAAATTTCCAGGAATGAACTTCTATGAATTCGTGCAACAGATTGTAGGGACATGGATTGGAAAAATCATCGGTGTGGTTGTGATCGCGTATTACATTCATTTGGGAAGTTATGAAATGCGGGCGATGGAGGAAGTCACATCGTTTTTCCTACTTGAAGGTACACCATGGTGGGCCATTCAGGCCCTATTTGTCTGGATATCCTTGTACTTGTGCATGGAGGGCACGGACGTGATCGCAAAAGTATGCCAGATCATTGTTCCGATCACGATCGTGATCTACCTCCTCATTTTATTACTTGGGGTGAAAAACTTTGACGTTAGCACCTTGCGTCCTTTTTTATCCAAAGGCATGTCTCCCGTCTTTCATGGCATGAGTACCACTACCTTGGCATTTAGCGGGAGCGAAATCATGTTATTTATATTAGCCAAAATGGAAAAACCCGAAAAAGCAGTTCGCATCATGGGATGGGGGCTTGGCGTAGCTATCGTGCTCTATACAACCGCTACTATTCTGTGCATCGGTGCATTCACTGCGGAGGGGGTTATGACTCGTGTATGGCCTTTTTTCGATCTCACACGCAGTGTTGAAGTAGATAATTTACCGTTGGAACGGTTCGAATCCTTACTCTTGTCAATCTGGGTACTAGAGATTTTCGCGACATTTAATATCGCTTTTTATTGTGCGGCATTGGGATTATCCCATGTGACAAAGCTTTCTTATGCACGAAGTCTCTGTATTCTACTGCCCATCATGCTGATCGTATCTCGCGTCCCTCGGGATATCAACGAACTATTCCAACTGGGGAGATATATTGGTAAAGCCAACCTCATTCTATTCTCCGGTTTGTCTCTGATCCTGCTACTCATTTCTCGCTGGAGGTCAAAGTCGACATGA
- a CDS encoding GNAT family N-acetyltransferase — MNQIRITQQLNAHQQEQVAHLFYEAFPLKVSHLWFYAKTKKQAVQLLSQSIQFEQGIYALRNEEVVGFLGYNIGKEAFTPANYVAFRNVYSPFVATWRFLCYAFYLKFHLYHEQVLHIDPIAVSEDARGHGIGKLLLSKLEQVAINKQITTINLEVVDTNPSAQKLYERFGYMLQKELKSGPFTAMAGFKKVMFMQKCLDNTNSSIQSE; from the coding sequence ATGAACCAAATTCGAATCACACAGCAGCTTAATGCACATCAACAAGAACAAGTTGCTCATTTATTTTACGAAGCTTTTCCATTGAAAGTATCACATTTGTGGTTTTATGCGAAAACGAAAAAACAAGCAGTACAACTATTATCTCAGTCTATTCAATTTGAACAAGGCATTTACGCATTAAGAAATGAAGAAGTGGTTGGATTTCTCGGTTACAATATAGGAAAAGAAGCGTTCACACCTGCCAATTATGTAGCTTTTCGGAACGTGTACTCCCCATTTGTAGCGACTTGGCGATTTTTATGTTATGCGTTTTATTTAAAATTTCATTTGTATCACGAACAAGTATTGCATATTGACCCTATTGCCGTATCAGAAGATGCTCGCGGTCATGGAATAGGTAAGTTGCTATTAAGTAAGTTGGAGCAAGTCGCAATCAATAAGCAAATTACTACAATCAATCTAGAGGTCGTGGATACGAATCCTTCAGCACAAAAATTATATGAGCGGTTCGGTTATATGCTCCAAAAAGAACTAAAATCCGGCCCATTTACTGCCATGGCAGGCTTCAAAAAAGTGATGTTTATGCAAAAATGTTTAGATAACACTAATTCCTCAATCCAATCAGAATAA
- a CDS encoding AraC family transcriptional regulator produces the protein MSGTGYFTYSSPLNVQFLNVKDEPFRWHNSIEVVIVLEGSIHVAIADEQRTLGVGAIEIFNINQVHRLWQTDENNVVLQINIDAEFAKAYFPDLSYVWFAHEFSPGAYLGIERVEGVIKAICTLITPIVATREMPFLTLKNTAEQLLDLLIMNFDAKRMFEGNPTKLQRIGRIYDYLFNNRGFINKASLNEIAKHTEEYLNLDYLSSQFKLLIGDTLQNLLHYLRIEHAIKQLLTTDRSLVEISTESGFSSPRYFYQRFNKIFPEGPKVFREQHKKKQKMKEHCREIIDPAFVLARHHGLFKIPDTIDSALNKWIHIDIFGPHEQNSTSPYLIKISELVKGDSQAYLKMILQINTLSPNNVFGFEETLDTANRDDFQVLTWLLNQFRENGISPVFLVRTSSNAISEQITTIQGLLQNYTLTDGAEHMKGWRIELQ, from the coding sequence ATGAGTGGTACGGGTTATTTCACTTATAGTTCACCCCTGAACGTACAGTTTCTAAACGTCAAAGATGAACCGTTCCGATGGCATAATTCTATTGAAGTGGTGATTGTGTTGGAAGGTAGCATTCATGTTGCTATTGCCGATGAGCAAAGAACATTAGGTGTTGGTGCAATAGAAATTTTCAATATCAATCAAGTTCACCGTCTATGGCAGACCGATGAAAACAATGTCGTCCTCCAAATAAATATCGATGCTGAATTTGCAAAAGCTTATTTTCCGGATTTATCATATGTCTGGTTTGCGCATGAATTTAGCCCTGGAGCATATCTAGGGATAGAACGAGTAGAAGGAGTCATTAAGGCCATCTGCACGTTAATAACTCCAATTGTAGCTACGCGTGAGATGCCATTTCTAACGTTAAAGAATACAGCAGAACAATTGTTGGACCTGCTCATTATGAATTTTGATGCGAAAAGAATGTTCGAAGGGAACCCGACCAAGCTACAACGAATAGGAAGAATATATGATTATTTATTCAATAACAGGGGCTTTATTAACAAGGCATCTTTGAATGAGATCGCCAAACATACTGAGGAATATTTAAATTTGGATTATTTGTCATCACAATTCAAGTTATTAATAGGAGATACGCTGCAAAACTTACTTCATTACTTGCGTATTGAGCATGCAATCAAACAATTATTGACGACTGATCGGAGCCTGGTAGAAATATCAACAGAGAGTGGCTTTTCTTCGCCTAGATATTTTTATCAACGATTTAATAAGATTTTCCCTGAAGGACCGAAAGTATTTCGTGAACAACATAAAAAGAAACAGAAGATGAAAGAACACTGTAGGGAAATCATCGATCCGGCATTCGTTCTTGCAAGGCATCATGGATTATTTAAAATTCCGGATACTATAGACAGCGCACTAAATAAATGGATTCACATCGATATATTTGGACCTCATGAACAAAATTCAACTTCTCCATATCTGATCAAGATATCTGAATTAGTAAAAGGCGATTCACAAGCGTATCTTAAGATGATCCTTCAGATAAATACCTTAAGCCCCAACAACGTTTTTGGATTTGAAGAAACTTTGGATACTGCAAACCGTGACGATTTTCAAGTTTTGACATGGCTGCTCAACCAATTCAGGGAAAACGGTATTTCTCCTGTATTTCTTGTTAGAACGAGTAGTAACGCTATTTCAGAACAGATCACCACCATACAAGGACTACTTCAAAACTATACCCTCACTGATGGCGCAGAACATATGAAGGGATGGAGAATTGAGCTTCAGTAA
- a CDS encoding spore germination protein — protein sequence MWKQILDHIPDWSAWVGTMCLTLVPFLIMGLFRQIKLMDARLGQRKQRMESPPAAEEQSGDPSPVPTVTDDKALLYTDELVTNMNRFKQVALDMDDINERTFYLSNLDCHAVLYFVDGLTDKMALDHNVLKPMLEWGNTPLEHEKLTPEQLVHLLDQQLLLVSETEFVKEVTPSLRKVLFGSVILLLDGVQGALILGTPKGKSRSIEEPVSESVLRGPRIGFTEVLSDNTTMLRRHGETNELAMVSCKVGSRVEKQLMIVYFRDIANHELVDEVKRRVRAIDVDEVLESGYVEQLIEDNFLSPFAQIQNTERPDRVMGALLEGRVAILLDGSPYALLMPVTYAMMLQSPEDYYERWIPSSFIRFLRFVATLISLFAPAIYISFISFHPGLIPTNLVISIIGTRQGVPFSTLIEALIMELAIEILREAGLRLPKPIGPAMGIVGGLIVGQAAVDAGIVSPILVIVVAVTAISSFATPMYSAGIAMRLLRFPIMFTAAMFGLYGVIMAFLFLVIHMFKLKSFGIPYVGMAAPPSIKEWKDYLIRAPLQFMRQRPGLLQTKDRKRKS from the coding sequence ATGTGGAAACAAATACTGGATCATATACCTGACTGGAGTGCCTGGGTGGGCACCATGTGCCTAACGTTAGTACCTTTTCTCATTATGGGCCTGTTTCGCCAGATCAAGCTTATGGATGCGCGGCTGGGCCAACGAAAGCAGAGAATGGAGAGTCCTCCCGCTGCAGAAGAACAGTCGGGTGACCCTAGTCCTGTTCCAACGGTCACAGATGATAAAGCCTTATTATATACAGATGAACTTGTGACCAACATGAATCGCTTCAAACAGGTTGCACTGGATATGGATGATATTAATGAACGAACATTTTATCTAAGCAACCTGGATTGTCATGCCGTCTTGTATTTTGTCGATGGTTTGACCGATAAGATGGCGCTGGATCATAACGTGCTGAAACCGATGTTGGAGTGGGGAAACACGCCACTTGAGCATGAGAAGTTAACTCCTGAACAGCTGGTACATTTACTGGATCAGCAGCTGTTGCTGGTATCTGAAACAGAATTTGTGAAGGAGGTCACTCCGAGCTTGCGCAAGGTCCTGTTTGGCTCCGTAATCCTTTTGCTGGATGGGGTTCAAGGGGCGCTAATTCTGGGAACGCCAAAGGGGAAATCAAGATCGATCGAGGAGCCAGTATCGGAATCGGTTCTTCGGGGGCCAAGGATTGGCTTCACGGAAGTGCTCAGTGACAATACGACCATGCTGCGCAGACACGGGGAAACCAATGAACTTGCAATGGTCTCTTGCAAAGTGGGAAGCAGAGTCGAGAAGCAACTGATGATCGTCTATTTTCGGGATATTGCCAATCATGAACTGGTCGACGAAGTCAAACGACGTGTGCGCGCAATTGATGTAGATGAAGTACTGGAGTCCGGTTATGTGGAGCAGTTAATTGAAGATAATTTCCTTAGCCCTTTTGCCCAGATTCAAAATACGGAACGACCGGACAGGGTCATGGGGGCCTTATTGGAAGGGAGAGTCGCGATCCTGCTGGACGGGTCACCGTACGCCTTGTTAATGCCGGTTACCTATGCCATGATGCTGCAATCACCCGAAGATTATTATGAACGCTGGATTCCCAGTTCGTTTATTCGATTCTTACGCTTTGTAGCTACCCTGATTTCGCTATTTGCTCCGGCTATATACATTTCGTTTATCTCGTTTCATCCTGGACTGATTCCTACCAATTTGGTGATTTCAATCATTGGAACGAGGCAGGGCGTGCCTTTTTCCACGTTAATTGAAGCACTTATTATGGAACTTGCGATTGAGATTTTGCGGGAGGCGGGATTACGTTTGCCGAAACCTATCGGTCCAGCCATGGGGATCGTTGGTGGTCTCATCGTTGGACAAGCTGCGGTGGATGCCGGTATTGTAAGTCCCATACTGGTCATCGTTGTTGCAGTGACGGCGATATCTTCATTTGCCACGCCAATGTACAGTGCAGGTATTGCCATGCGGTTATTACGATTTCCCATCATGTTCACCGCCGCGATGTTCGGATTATATGGTGTGATCATGGCTTTTCTGTTCCTGGTCATCCATATGTTCAAATTAAAAAGTTTTGGCATTCCCTATGTAGGAATGGCTGCCCCGCCTTCCATTAAGGAATGGAAAGATTATTTGATTCGTGCTCCGCTACAATTCATGCGGCAAAGACCTGGGCTGTTACAGACCAAAGACCGGAAACGCAAGAGTTAA
- the map gene encoding type I methionyl aminopeptidase codes for MIARTEEDFNGLKEIGKIVASIRDELVQKTIPGITTKELDDLAGELFEKAGAVSAPKSEYNFPGFTCISVNEEVAHGIPGERVIQEGDIVNIDVSGSKNSYFADTGISFVVGEGEEVLTKICNVVKQAFEAGLKKAKPGSKKSGIGKAVFQTARQHELTVIKNLTGHGVGRAIHEAPDHIYNYNDPSDDELLKEGMVIAFEPFVSTSEEEVFQTGDGWTFATKNSYVAQIEHTIILTKNGPIIVTL; via the coding sequence ATGATCGCAAGAACAGAAGAAGATTTTAATGGTTTGAAGGAAATTGGAAAAATTGTCGCTTCTATTCGAGATGAATTGGTTCAAAAAACCATTCCGGGCATAACGACTAAAGAACTTGATGATCTGGCCGGAGAGCTTTTTGAGAAAGCTGGCGCAGTCTCTGCTCCAAAAAGTGAATATAATTTCCCAGGGTTCACTTGTATTAGTGTTAATGAAGAAGTGGCACATGGTATTCCCGGAGAGCGGGTTATTCAAGAAGGGGACATCGTCAATATTGATGTGTCTGGCTCCAAGAACAGTTATTTTGCTGATACGGGAATCTCGTTTGTCGTAGGCGAAGGCGAAGAAGTGTTAACGAAAATATGCAATGTTGTTAAACAAGCATTTGAAGCAGGTCTTAAGAAAGCAAAACCGGGTTCCAAAAAAAGCGGGATCGGAAAAGCCGTATTCCAAACTGCCAGACAGCATGAATTAACGGTTATCAAAAACCTTACAGGACACGGTGTTGGACGTGCGATACACGAAGCACCTGACCACATCTATAACTATAATGATCCATCGGATGATGAATTGTTAAAAGAAGGCATGGTTATCGCATTCGAGCCATTTGTCTCCACTTCAGAAGAAGAAGTATTCCAAACAGGAGACGGCTGGACCTTTGCTACTAAAAATAGCTATGTCGCTCAAATCGAACATACGATCATCCTTACTAAAAATGGTCCAATCATAGTTACTCTTTAA
- a CDS encoding helix-turn-helix domain-containing protein, translated as MTLKNEVNSLKEELIVALQTPPLPYYWESGRSTFRIGDRHPNRRNFGLFDVLLVVDGELHIGENGTEWTLGIGDALLLLPEGEHYSFRPCEQETTFYWVHFEHVDWHQSPLIEESEVVNPLSPFDNPKLIRIPKKSTLLSPQLAFDLMQQLLELPVGDAFWEKQQLLFRFLAMLENGISDMAKTPASRLAEKVAVFIQQHYQEEITNETLSSALHFHPSYIVRCMKMKYGVTPVQYLLQFRIERAKQLLVSTEWSIDRIAAEVGFQYAPYFSTCFKRGVGISPLEFRKKYLN; from the coding sequence ATGACACTAAAAAATGAGGTTAATTCATTGAAGGAAGAATTAATTGTTGCGTTACAAACCCCACCTCTTCCATATTACTGGGAATCGGGTCGTTCAACGTTTCGTATAGGCGACCGTCATCCTAATCGAAGAAACTTCGGCCTGTTTGATGTACTGCTCGTGGTTGATGGGGAATTACATATCGGTGAGAACGGGACGGAATGGACACTCGGCATAGGTGATGCACTATTATTACTGCCGGAAGGTGAGCATTATTCATTCAGGCCCTGCGAACAGGAAACAACGTTTTACTGGGTTCATTTTGAGCATGTGGACTGGCATCAGAGTCCCTTAATAGAAGAATCGGAAGTGGTAAATCCGTTATCGCCATTCGATAACCCAAAATTAATACGAATACCTAAGAAATCCACGCTACTAAGTCCCCAGCTCGCATTTGATCTAATGCAACAGCTTTTGGAGCTGCCGGTAGGTGATGCCTTCTGGGAGAAGCAGCAACTGCTGTTCCGCTTTCTGGCTATGCTCGAAAATGGCATCTCGGATATGGCCAAAACGCCTGCTTCACGGCTTGCCGAGAAAGTAGCTGTTTTCATCCAGCAACACTACCAAGAAGAGATCACCAATGAAACACTCTCGTCGGCACTACACTTTCACCCCAGCTATATCGTTCGCTGTATGAAAATGAAATACGGTGTCACACCCGTTCAGTACTTACTACAATTCAGGATTGAGCGGGCCAAGCAGCTTCTAGTCTCCACGGAATGGTCGATTGATCGTATAGCGGCTGAAGTGGGTTTTCAATATGCGCCTTACTTTTCTACCTGCTTCAAGCGAGGTGTTGGAATATCTCCCCTTGAGTTTCGCAAGAAATATCTTAACTAG
- a CDS encoding beta-L-arabinofuranosidase domain-containing protein: protein MGQNQIQIQDQFWNTYSDLVRETVIPYQWEALNDRVEDAEPSHAIRNFRIAAGLEQGEFGGWVFQDSDLYKWLEAVAYSLRHHPDHRLEKIADESIELISQAQHDDGYLNTYFTIKEPGKQWTNLYEAHELYCAGHLIEAAVAYYQATGKRKLLDISCRFADLIDRMFGTNPGQIRAYCGHQEIELALVKLYGVTGEERYLNLSRYFIDERGKQPNYFIEEWKRGSRTNIWSQGEPNLEVYQSHLPVREQKVAVGHSVRAVYMYTAMADLARLTGDEGQKEACERLWSNTTGKQMYITGGIGSTHLGEAFTFDYDLPNDSVYAETCASIGLIFWARRMLQLEVKSEYADVLERALYNNVLGSMSKDGKHFFYVNPLEVWPEASLKNPDKYHVKPVRQKWFGCSCCPPNVARLLGSLNDYIYDVSEDGRTIYTHLYIGSKASFELADTTITLHQHSELPWNGSVEFSVQLPKDSECAEFELALRIPNWFQDGEPTLKVNGEKQDIHVENGYAKINRSWSDGNTVEWLLPIEPKLVAAHPLIRADAGKVAIQRGPLVYCVEEADNEAPLTSLAIAEEPQLTAYADPDLLGGCVVVEGDGFVTDNSDLWSDEKPYRSYIKQTKAVRFKAIPYYLWGNRLAGEMSVWLRY, encoded by the coding sequence ATGGGACAGAATCAGATCCAAATTCAAGACCAATTTTGGAATACATATTCCGATCTTGTACGAGAAACGGTTATTCCCTATCAATGGGAAGCTCTAAACGATAGGGTAGAGGACGCTGAGCCTAGTCATGCCATTCGAAATTTCCGTATTGCTGCCGGCTTGGAGCAAGGTGAATTTGGCGGATGGGTATTTCAGGACAGTGATCTCTACAAGTGGTTAGAGGCCGTTGCTTATTCGCTCCGTCATCATCCAGATCATAGGTTAGAGAAGATCGCCGATGAATCCATCGAATTGATCAGCCAAGCCCAACATGACGATGGTTATCTGAATACCTACTTCACGATCAAAGAACCTGGGAAGCAATGGACCAATCTTTACGAAGCTCATGAGCTGTATTGTGCAGGGCATTTAATCGAAGCAGCGGTTGCTTATTATCAGGCTACAGGCAAGCGTAAATTGTTAGACATCTCTTGCCGATTCGCTGATCTGATTGATCGTATGTTCGGAACCAACCCTGGACAGATAAGAGCCTACTGCGGCCATCAGGAAATTGAATTGGCTCTGGTTAAGCTATACGGTGTTACGGGAGAAGAGCGTTATTTGAACCTTAGCCGGTACTTCATAGATGAACGGGGAAAACAGCCCAACTATTTTATCGAGGAATGGAAACGCGGAAGCCGGACAAACATCTGGTCACAGGGAGAGCCTAATCTTGAGGTCTATCAGTCTCATCTGCCTGTTCGTGAGCAAAAGGTAGCTGTTGGACACTCCGTTCGGGCAGTTTACATGTACACGGCAATGGCTGATCTTGCGAGATTAACAGGTGATGAAGGTCAGAAGGAGGCCTGTGAACGACTCTGGTCCAACACAACTGGCAAACAAATGTATATCACCGGAGGCATTGGTTCAACACATCTCGGGGAAGCCTTTACGTTTGACTACGATCTTCCGAATGATTCCGTTTACGCGGAGACCTGCGCCTCGATTGGTTTGATTTTCTGGGCACGTCGCATGCTTCAATTGGAAGTTAAAAGCGAGTATGCGGATGTGTTGGAGAGAGCACTCTACAACAATGTGCTGGGCAGCATGTCTAAGGATGGGAAACACTTCTTCTATGTCAACCCACTTGAGGTATGGCCAGAAGCAAGTCTCAAAAATCCAGATAAATATCACGTAAAGCCCGTCCGACAAAAATGGTTCGGTTGCTCCTGTTGTCCTCCCAATGTCGCGCGGTTGCTAGGTTCGTTAAACGATTATATTTACGACGTGTCTGAGGATGGCAGAACGATCTATACCCATTTGTATATTGGAAGTAAAGCGTCGTTCGAGCTTGCCGACACCACAATAACTTTGCATCAACACTCTGAGTTGCCATGGAACGGCAGCGTTGAATTCTCGGTTCAGCTTCCCAAAGACAGCGAATGTGCTGAGTTCGAGCTTGCGCTCCGTATACCGAACTGGTTCCAGGACGGAGAACCAACGTTGAAAGTAAATGGTGAAAAGCAAGATATTCATGTTGAGAATGGTTACGCCAAAATAAATCGCAGCTGGTCAGATGGAAATACAGTGGAGTGGCTGCTTCCGATTGAGCCGAAGTTAGTTGCGGCGCACCCTTTAATTCGGGCAGATGCAGGCAAGGTGGCTATTCAACGCGGCCCGCTCGTTTATTGTGTCGAAGAAGCAGACAACGAAGCACCGCTCACTTCACTCGCAATCGCTGAGGAGCCGCAATTAACGGCGTATGCTGATCCAGATTTGCTAGGTGGTTGTGTCGTGGTAGAAGGGGACGGTTTCGTGACTGACAACAGCGATTTATGGTCAGATGAGAAGCCGTACCGTTCTTATATTAAGCAGACAAAGGCTGTACGTTTCAAGGCCATTCCCTATTATCTATGGGGCAATCGTCTGGCTGGTGAAATGAGCGTGTGGCTGCGTTATTAA